From the Pseudomonas putida genome, one window contains:
- a CDS encoding sensor histidine kinase gives MPQAAHFSRVPDPQGRTPVEQESRQGLEQAFALFNQVSTQLNQSYSMLEARVSELKGELAVVGQQRMAELNEKERLANRLQNLLDLLPGGVIVIDDQGLVREANPAACELLGEPLVGQLWRQVIARSFAPREDDGHEVSLRDGRRLSIATRSLDAEPGQLVLLNDLTETRRLQDQLARHERLSSLGRMVASLAHQIRTPLSAAMLYASHLADAERELAPETRQRFAGSLKERLHELEHQVRDMLVFARGELPLGDRLTPKGLFQALQQAAQPHVQGHAVRWQCDSQLGELLCNRDTLVGALLNLVENALQASDSPARLKVHLFRREHTLHLNISDAGSGIDAQLLGRLGEPFLTTKATGTGLGLAVVKAVVRAHQGKLQLRSKVGRGTCVKVELPLIDGQATEVV, from the coding sequence ATGCCCCAGGCCGCCCACTTTTCCCGAGTCCCTGATCCGCAGGGGCGTACCCCGGTCGAACAGGAGAGTCGACAGGGGCTGGAGCAGGCATTCGCCCTGTTCAATCAGGTATCCACCCAACTCAACCAGTCCTACAGCATGCTCGAGGCCCGCGTCAGCGAGCTCAAGGGCGAGTTGGCGGTGGTCGGTCAGCAGCGCATGGCCGAGCTGAACGAGAAGGAGCGCCTGGCCAACCGCCTGCAGAACCTGCTCGACCTGCTGCCGGGCGGGGTGATTGTTATCGACGACCAGGGCCTGGTGCGTGAAGCCAACCCGGCAGCCTGCGAATTGCTCGGCGAGCCGCTGGTCGGCCAGCTGTGGCGCCAGGTGATCGCCCGCAGCTTCGCCCCGCGCGAGGATGACGGCCATGAAGTCTCGCTGCGTGATGGTCGTCGCCTGTCCATTGCCACGCGTTCGCTGGATGCCGAGCCCGGCCAGCTGGTGCTGCTCAACGACCTGACTGAAACCCGTCGCCTGCAGGATCAGCTGGCCCGGCATGAGCGCCTGTCTTCCCTGGGGCGCATGGTCGCCTCGCTGGCCCATCAGATCCGCACGCCGCTGTCGGCGGCCATGCTCTATGCCAGCCATCTGGCTGACGCTGAGCGCGAGCTTGCGCCAGAAACCCGCCAGCGCTTTGCCGGCAGCCTGAAGGAGCGCCTGCACGAACTGGAGCACCAGGTGCGTGACATGTTGGTGTTTGCCCGTGGCGAGCTGCCGCTGGGTGACCGGCTGACCCCGAAGGGCCTGTTCCAGGCCCTGCAACAAGCGGCCCAACCCCATGTGCAAGGGCATGCGGTGCGCTGGCAGTGCGACAGCCAGCTGGGTGAGTTGCTGTGCAATCGCGACACCCTGGTCGGTGCCTTGCTCAACCTGGTCGAGAACGCCTTGCAGGCCAGTGACAGCCCGGCGCGGCTCAAGGTGCACCTGTTTCGTCGTGAGCACACCCTGCACTTGAACATCAGCGATGCCGGCAGTGGTATCGATGCGCAGTTGCTGGGGCGCCTGGGCGAACCCTTCCTGACTACCAAGGCTACTGGGACCGGGTTGGGGCTGGCGGTGGTCAAGGCTGTGGTGCGTGCGCATCAGGGCAAGCTACAGCTGCGCTCGAAAGTCGGGCGTGGCACATGTGTAAAGGTTGAGCTGCCGTTGATCGACGGGCAGGCAACGGAGGTCGTGTGA
- the fliF gene encoding flagellar basal-body MS-ring/collar protein FliF produces MAEAVVDNAPAKSGAPGSKPARFNMAFLENISQMPMLRQVGLLVGLAASVAIGFAVVLWSQQPDYRPLYGSLAGMDTKQVMDTLASADIPYHVEPNSGALLVKADDLSRARLKLAAAGVAPSDGNVGFELLDKEQGLGTSQFMEATRYRRSLEGELARTVSSLNNVKAARVHLAIPKSSVFVRDERKPSASVLVELYPGRSLEAGQVMAIVNLVATSVPELDKSQVTVVDQRGNLLSEQLQDTALTMAGKQFDYSRRMEGMLTQRVHNILQPVLGNDRYKAEVSADLDFSAVESTSEQFNPDQPALRSEQAVNEQRASSQGPQGVPGALSNQPPGPASAPQTTGGAAAPAGAIQPGQPLVDANGQQIMDPATGQPMLAPYPSDKREQTTKNFELDRSISHTRQQQGRLTRLSVAVVVDDQVKVDASGETTRAPWGAEDLARFTRLVQDAVGFDASRGDSVTVINVPFAADRGEEIADIAFYQQPWFWDIVKQVLGVLFILVLVFGVLRPVLNNITGGGKQAAADSDMELGGMIGLDGELANDRVSLGGPSSILLPSPTEGYEAQLNAIKGLVAEDPGRVAQVVKEWINADE; encoded by the coding sequence ATGGCTGAAGCAGTCGTCGATAACGCCCCCGCCAAGAGCGGTGCGCCAGGTTCCAAGCCAGCGCGGTTCAACATGGCGTTTCTGGAAAACATCTCGCAGATGCCCATGCTGCGTCAGGTCGGCCTGCTGGTCGGGTTGGCGGCGAGCGTGGCGATCGGCTTCGCCGTGGTGCTGTGGTCGCAGCAGCCGGATTACCGGCCGCTGTACGGCAGCCTGGCCGGCATGGACACCAAGCAGGTCATGGACACTCTGGCCTCCGCAGACATTCCCTATCACGTCGAGCCCAACTCCGGTGCTCTGCTGGTCAAGGCCGACGACCTCTCCCGTGCGCGCCTGAAACTGGCGGCGGCCGGCGTGGCGCCGAGCGATGGCAATGTCGGCTTCGAGCTGCTCGACAAAGAGCAGGGGCTGGGCACCAGCCAGTTCATGGAAGCCACCCGTTATCGCCGCAGCCTGGAAGGTGAGCTGGCGCGTACCGTTTCCAGCCTGAACAACGTCAAGGCCGCTCGCGTGCACCTGGCGATCCCGAAAAGCTCGGTGTTCGTGCGTGACGAGCGCAAGCCAAGCGCTTCGGTACTGGTCGAGCTGTATCCGGGCCGTTCGCTGGAAGCCGGTCAGGTCATGGCCATCGTCAATCTGGTCGCCACCAGTGTGCCCGAGCTGGACAAGTCGCAGGTCACCGTGGTCGACCAGCGTGGCAACCTGCTCTCCGAGCAGCTGCAGGACACCGCGCTGACCATGGCCGGCAAGCAGTTCGACTACAGCCGCCGCATGGAAGGCATGCTGACCCAGCGTGTGCACAACATCCTGCAGCCGGTGCTGGGCAATGACCGCTACAAGGCAGAAGTGTCCGCTGACCTGGACTTCAGTGCGGTCGAGTCGACCTCCGAGCAGTTCAACCCGGACCAGCCGGCGCTGCGCAGCGAGCAAGCGGTCAACGAACAGCGTGCCAGCAGCCAGGGCCCGCAGGGCGTGCCGGGCGCGCTGAGCAACCAGCCGCCAGGCCCGGCCTCGGCGCCGCAAACCACCGGTGGCGCTGCGGCGCCGGCCGGTGCCATCCAGCCGGGTCAGCCACTGGTGGATGCCAATGGCCAGCAGATCATGGACCCGGCTACCGGCCAGCCGATGCTGGCGCCGTACCCGTCGGACAAGCGTGAGCAGACCACAAAGAACTTCGAGCTGGACCGCTCCATCAGCCACACCCGCCAGCAGCAAGGTCGCCTGACCCGCCTGTCGGTGGCGGTGGTGGTCGACGACCAGGTCAAGGTCGATGCCAGTGGTGAAACCACCCGTGCCCCATGGGGCGCCGAAGACCTGGCGCGCTTCACGCGCCTGGTGCAGGACGCGGTGGGCTTCGATGCCAGCCGTGGCGACAGCGTGACCGTGATCAACGTGCCGTTCGCCGCCGACCGTGGCGAAGAGATCGCCGATATCGCGTTCTACCAGCAACCGTGGTTCTGGGACATCGTCAAGCAGGTGCTGGGCGTGCTGTTCATCCTGGTGCTGGTGTTCGGTGTGCTGCGTCCGGTCCTCAACAACATCACTGGTGGCGGCAAGCAGGCTGCTGCGGACAGCGACATGGAACTGGGCGGGATGATCGGTCTGGATGGCGAACTGGCCAACGACCGTGTCAGCCTCGGTGGCCCGTCAAGCATTCTGTTGCCGAGCCCGACCGAGGGTTACGAAGCACAGCTCAACGCAATCAAAGGCCTGGTGGCCGAAGACCCGGGCCGCGTAGCCCAGGTCGTCAAAGAGTGGATCAACGCCGATGAGTGA
- the fliD gene encoding flagellar filament capping protein FliD, with protein MASPITSSVGLGSGLDIGAMVKALVGADTAAKQAQITRQSSNNSAMISGVGSLRSALTAFQDAMKKLNDSNAPSFNAYVAKSANESVVKVTSSNSAVAGNYDIVVNQLATGSKVASAKQLGGATTPITAGQMVISQGTSGKTYNVDIASGATLQSVRDQINKELGASGITANIVNEDGGASRLVLSSTTTGADTDISVSGIPELVIDGGTKMSGDGAGFISAKAQDAKLTIDGLSVTSKSNKVEGAISGLTLELTGVSAKDAGGNASPTALTLTADNDGLKKSVQSFVDAYNTLQKAISSLTSPTLNSDGTVQSLGPLTNDPTTRSLLTDMRKVLAEVGAGDKLTTLGQLGVNTMQDGTLEFNSVKFSAAMDDKKLGAEVQELFTGTNGVFERMNKAIDPYNATDGTLATRKANLDKAAKNLSDQQAALDRRTESLTESLTKKFVALDTALGKMKAQADQITSIFEAINAQAKKS; from the coding sequence ATGGCAAGCCCGATTACATCCAGCGTAGGCCTGGGTTCTGGCCTCGACATTGGTGCGATGGTCAAGGCGCTCGTTGGCGCTGATACTGCCGCCAAGCAGGCGCAAATTACCCGGCAGAGTAGCAACAATAGCGCGATGATCTCAGGTGTCGGCTCGCTGCGAAGTGCTTTGACGGCGTTTCAGGACGCCATGAAGAAGCTCAACGACAGCAATGCTCCCTCCTTCAATGCCTACGTCGCCAAGTCGGCGAACGAGTCGGTGGTCAAGGTAACGTCCAGCAACAGCGCAGTTGCCGGTAACTACGACATTGTGGTCAACCAGCTTGCCACCGGCTCCAAGGTGGCCAGTGCGAAACAGTTGGGTGGCGCCACAACGCCGATCACGGCTGGCCAGATGGTCATTAGCCAAGGTACTAGCGGCAAGACGTACAACGTCGATATTGCCAGTGGCGCCACGCTGCAGAGTGTTCGCGACCAGATCAACAAAGAGCTGGGTGCGAGCGGTATCACTGCAAACATCGTCAACGAGGACGGTGGTGCTTCCAGGCTGGTCTTGAGCTCCACTACTACTGGAGCGGATACCGATATTTCCGTTTCCGGCATTCCCGAGCTCGTAATCGATGGTGGCACAAAAATGTCGGGCGATGGGGCGGGCTTCATCAGTGCCAAGGCGCAGGATGCAAAGCTGACCATCGATGGTTTGAGTGTGACCAGCAAGTCCAACAAGGTTGAGGGGGCCATTAGTGGTCTGACACTGGAACTTACGGGCGTAAGTGCCAAGGATGCCGGCGGCAACGCTTCGCCAACGGCGCTGACGCTTACTGCCGACAACGATGGCCTGAAAAAATCGGTTCAGAGTTTTGTCGATGCGTACAATACCCTGCAGAAAGCAATCTCCAGTCTGACCTCGCCGACTTTGAACAGCGACGGCACGGTGCAGTCGCTGGGCCCGCTGACCAATGACCCGACCACTCGTTCGCTGCTTACGGACATGCGTAAGGTGCTGGCCGAGGTGGGGGCTGGCGACAAGCTGACGACCTTGGGTCAGTTGGGTGTCAATACCATGCAGGACGGTACGCTCGAGTTCAACAGCGTCAAGTTCAGCGCGGCTATGGACGACAAGAAGCTGGGTGCCGAAGTGCAGGAGTTGTTCACTGGCACTAATGGCGTTTTCGAGCGCATGAACAAGGCCATCGATCCTTACAATGCCACCGACGGCACCTTGGCCACGCGCAAGGCCAACCTCGACAAGGCGGCCAAGAACCTGTCCGACCAGCAGGCTGCTCTGGATCGCCGCACCGAGTCCCTGACCGAGTCCCTTACCAAGAAATTCGTCGCTCTGGACACCGCCTTGGGCAAGATGAAAGCACAAGCTGACCAGATCACCTCGATCTTCGAGGCGATCAACGCCCAGGCCAAAAAGTCCTGA
- the fliE gene encoding flagellar hook-basal body complex protein FliE, producing the protein MSQGVEFNRLMLDMRAMQADAMSLPKATAAPELAPGQSTFADMLGQAIGKVSETQQASTQLANAFEIGKSGVDLTDVMIASQKASVSMQALTQVRNKLVQAYQDIMQMPV; encoded by the coding sequence ATGAGCCAAGGTGTTGAATTCAATCGTCTGATGTTGGACATGCGGGCCATGCAGGCCGATGCCATGTCGTTGCCCAAAGCCACCGCTGCCCCCGAGCTGGCGCCTGGCCAAAGCACCTTTGCCGACATGCTCGGCCAGGCCATCGGCAAGGTCAGCGAGACCCAGCAGGCCTCAACCCAGCTCGCCAATGCCTTCGAGATCGGCAAGAGCGGTGTCGACTTGACTGACGTGATGATCGCCTCGCAGAAAGCCAGCGTGTCCATGCAGGCGTTGACTCAGGTACGCAACAAGCTGGTCCAGGCGTACCAGGACATCATGCAGATGCCGGTTTGA
- the fleQ gene encoding transcriptional regulator FleQ — protein MWRETKILLIDDDSARRRDLAVVLNFLGEDNLPCSSQDWQQVVGSLSSSREVLCVLIGTVNAPGSVLGLLKTVAGWDEFLPVLLIGEISSADYPEELRRRVLSNLEMPPSYSQLLDSLHRAQVYREMYDQARERGRQREPNLFRSLVGTSRAIQHVRQMMQQVADTDASVLILGESGTGKEVVARNLHYHSKRREAPFVPVNCGAIPAELLESELFGHEKGAFTGAITSRAGRFELANGGTLFLDEIGDMPLPMQVKLLRVLQERTFERVGSNKTQSIDVRIIAATHKNLETMIEDGTFREDLYYRLNVFPIEMAPLRERVEDIPLLMNELISRMEHEKRGSIRFNSAAIMSLCRHGWPGNVRELANLVERMAIMHPYGVIGVSELPKKFRYIDDEDEQLVDSLRSDLEERVAINGHTPNFSNHAMLPPEGLDLKDYLGSLEQGLIQQALDDANGIVARAAERLRIRRTTLVEKMRKYGMSRQGGEDQAED, from the coding sequence ATGTGGCGTGAAACCAAGATTCTCCTGATCGATGACGACAGCGCCCGCCGCCGCGATCTGGCGGTGGTCCTGAACTTTCTCGGCGAAGATAACCTCCCATGCTCCAGCCAGGATTGGCAGCAGGTCGTAGGGAGCCTGTCTTCGAGTCGCGAAGTGCTCTGCGTGCTGATCGGTACCGTCAATGCCCCAGGCAGTGTCCTCGGGCTGCTTAAGACAGTGGCTGGTTGGGATGAGTTCCTTCCGGTTCTGCTGATTGGTGAAATTTCTTCTGCGGACTACCCGGAAGAGTTGCGCCGTCGGGTCCTGTCCAACCTCGAGATGCCGCCGAGCTACAGCCAGCTGCTCGATTCGCTGCACCGTGCCCAGGTCTACCGCGAGATGTACGACCAGGCCCGTGAGCGCGGTCGTCAGCGCGAGCCCAACCTATTCCGCAGCCTGGTCGGCACCAGCCGCGCCATCCAGCATGTGCGGCAGATGATGCAGCAGGTGGCCGATACCGATGCAAGCGTGCTGATCCTCGGTGAGTCCGGCACTGGCAAGGAAGTGGTGGCGCGCAACCTGCACTACCATTCCAAGCGCCGCGAAGCGCCGTTCGTGCCGGTCAACTGCGGGGCGATCCCGGCCGAGTTGCTGGAAAGCGAGCTGTTCGGCCATGAGAAGGGCGCCTTTACCGGCGCGATCACCAGCCGTGCCGGGCGCTTCGAGCTGGCCAACGGCGGTACCCTGTTCCTCGACGAAATTGGCGACATGCCGCTGCCGATGCAGGTCAAGCTGCTGCGTGTGCTGCAGGAACGCACCTTCGAGCGCGTGGGCAGCAACAAGACCCAGAGCATCGATGTGCGCATCATCGCGGCGACTCACAAGAACCTCGAAACCATGATCGAGGACGGGACCTTCCGCGAAGACCTGTACTACCGCCTCAATGTGTTCCCGATCGAGATGGCACCACTGCGCGAGCGCGTGGAGGACATCCCGTTGCTGATGAACGAGCTGATCTCGCGCATGGAGCACGAGAAGCGCGGTTCGATTCGCTTCAACTCGGCGGCGATCATGTCGCTGTGTCGCCACGGCTGGCCGGGCAACGTCCGCGAGCTGGCCAACCTGGTCGAGCGCATGGCGATCATGCACCCGTACGGCGTGATCGGTGTGTCGGAGCTGCCGAAGAAGTTCCGCTATATCGACGACGAAGACGAGCAGCTGGTCGACAGCCTGCGCAGCGACCTCGAAGAGCGCGTAGCCATCAATGGCCACACCCCGAACTTCAGCAATCATGCGATGTTGCCGCCAGAAGGTCTGGATCTGAAAGACTACCTCGGTAGCCTGGAGCAGGGTCTGATCCAGCAGGCGCTGGACGATGCCAATGGTATCGTTGCGCGCGCGGCTGAACGTTTGCGCATTCGCCGCACCACTTTGGTCGAGAAGATGCGCAAGTACGGCATGAGCCGCCAGGGCGGCGAGGATCAGGCGGAGGACTGA
- the fliH gene encoding flagellar assembly protein FliH gives MPTKESHPSDLIRARDLEGVDVWALPSFDPEPEPEPEPEPEVVEEVEEVPLEEVQPLTLEELEAIRQEAYNEGFATGEREGFHSTQLKVRQEAEEALAAKLASLEQLMGHLLEPIAEQDTQIERSMVHLVAHMARQVIGRELRSDSSQITQVLREALKLLPMGADNIRIHLNPQDFELAKALRERHEERWKLLEDEALLPGGCRIETLHSRIDATMETRVEKAVAQLFDQLHDQALHPAAADLSVELDASDAP, from the coding sequence ATGCCCACCAAAGAATCCCACCCCAGCGACCTGATTCGTGCCCGCGACCTCGAGGGCGTCGATGTCTGGGCGCTGCCCAGCTTCGACCCGGAGCCTGAGCCGGAACCCGAGCCAGAGCCGGAAGTCGTCGAAGAAGTCGAGGAAGTGCCGCTGGAAGAAGTCCAGCCGCTGACCCTCGAAGAGCTCGAAGCGATCCGCCAGGAGGCCTACAACGAAGGCTTCGCCACCGGCGAGCGTGAGGGCTTTCACAGCACGCAACTGAAGGTGCGTCAGGAGGCCGAGGAGGCGCTTGCCGCCAAGCTGGCCAGCCTGGAGCAGCTGATGGGTCATTTGCTGGAGCCGATTGCCGAGCAGGACACGCAGATCGAACGCAGTATGGTGCATCTGGTCGCCCATATGGCGCGCCAGGTCATCGGCCGGGAACTGCGCAGCGACTCCAGCCAGATCACCCAGGTGCTGCGCGAGGCGCTGAAGTTGCTGCCGATGGGCGCCGACAACATCCGTATCCATCTCAATCCGCAGGATTTCGAGCTGGCCAAGGCCCTGCGCGAACGTCATGAGGAGCGCTGGAAGCTGCTCGAAGACGAAGCCCTGCTGCCGGGCGGCTGCCGCATCGAGACCCTGCACAGTCGCATCGACGCGACCATGGAAACCCGCGTCGAGAAGGCCGTGGCGCAATTGTTCGATCAGCTGCATGACCAGGCCCTGCACCCGGCGGCTGCGGACCTGTCGGTCGAACTGGACGCTAGCGATGCGCCTTGA
- a CDS encoding flagellar protein FlaG: protein MDMSVKLNLSYQAARQVEQVTEKPVVQPTGVSGDDKKGNPANVQGVDDVKSAVAEIEKFLKETRRNLEFSTDEESGKIVVKVIASDSGELIRQIPSEEALRIAHSLSDVKSVLFDAKV from the coding sequence ATGGACATGAGCGTCAAGCTGAACCTGTCCTATCAGGCTGCGCGTCAAGTCGAGCAGGTCACCGAAAAGCCGGTTGTACAGCCGACAGGTGTTTCCGGTGATGACAAGAAGGGCAACCCGGCCAACGTGCAGGGCGTTGACGACGTGAAGAGTGCCGTCGCGGAAATCGAGAAGTTTTTGAAAGAAACCCGACGTAACCTGGAATTCTCTACAGATGAAGAATCCGGCAAAATCGTGGTCAAAGTCATTGCCAGCGACAGTGGTGAACTGATTCGTCAGATCCCCTCGGAAGAGGCCCTGCGAATTGCCCATAGCTTGAGTGATGTCAAGAGTGTTCTGTTCGACGCCAAGGTTTGA
- a CDS encoding sigma-54-dependent transcriptional regulator gives MAIKVLLVEDDRVLRQALGDTLEIGGFAFDAVGSAEEALEAVAGEAYSLVVSDVNMPGMDGHQLLAQLRRHHPQLPVLLMTAHAAVERAVEAMRQGAADYLVKPFEPKALLSLVERHATGRLAAADNEGPVACEVASRHLLELAARVARSDSTVLISGESGTGKEVLARYIHQQSPRAAQPFVAINCAAIPDNMLEATLFGHEKGAFTGAIAAQAGKFEQAEGGTLLLDEISEMPLGLQAKLLRVLQEREVERVGGRKPIALDIRVLATSNRDMAGEVAAGRFREDLYYRLSVFPLTWQPLRERPGDILPLAERLLARHVTKMKHAPVRLSAEARACLQAHAWPGNVRELDNALQRALILQQGGVIEAADFCLAGAIPLSGGTVATTSPLSADEAVDSGGLGDDMRRHEFQMIIDTLRAERGRRKEAAEKLGISPRTLRYKLAQMRDAGLDVEASLFG, from the coding sequence ATGGCAATCAAGGTGCTGCTGGTCGAGGATGACCGCGTTTTGCGCCAGGCGCTGGGCGATACCCTGGAGATCGGCGGTTTTGCCTTCGATGCGGTCGGCAGTGCCGAGGAGGCGCTGGAGGCGGTGGCGGGCGAGGCTTACAGCCTGGTGGTCAGCGACGTGAACATGCCGGGCATGGACGGGCATCAGTTGCTGGCGCAGCTGCGGCGCCATCATCCACAGTTGCCGGTGTTGCTGATGACCGCCCACGCGGCCGTCGAGCGCGCCGTGGAAGCCATGCGCCAAGGCGCTGCGGATTACCTGGTCAAGCCGTTCGAGCCCAAGGCGTTGCTGAGCCTGGTCGAGCGTCACGCTACCGGGCGCCTGGCGGCAGCCGACAACGAAGGGCCGGTGGCGTGCGAGGTCGCAAGTCGACACCTGCTGGAGCTGGCTGCGCGCGTGGCCCGCAGCGACTCGACCGTGCTCATTTCCGGTGAGTCGGGGACTGGCAAGGAGGTGCTGGCGCGCTACATCCATCAGCAGTCGCCGCGGGCGGCGCAGCCATTCGTTGCGATCAACTGCGCGGCAATTCCGGACAACATGCTCGAGGCCACACTGTTCGGCCACGAGAAAGGCGCCTTCACCGGCGCCATCGCAGCCCAGGCTGGCAAGTTCGAGCAGGCCGAGGGCGGCACCTTGCTGCTCGATGAGATCTCCGAGATGCCCCTTGGCCTGCAGGCCAAATTGTTGCGCGTGTTGCAGGAGCGCGAGGTGGAACGGGTCGGTGGGCGCAAGCCGATCGCCCTGGACATCCGCGTGCTGGCCACCAGCAACCGTGACATGGCGGGTGAAGTGGCGGCGGGGCGCTTCCGCGAAGACTTGTATTACCGCCTTTCGGTGTTTCCGCTGACCTGGCAACCGCTGCGCGAGCGCCCTGGCGATATCCTGCCGCTGGCCGAGCGCTTGCTGGCGCGCCACGTGACCAAGATGAAGCATGCGCCGGTGCGGCTGTCTGCCGAAGCGCGCGCCTGCCTGCAGGCGCACGCCTGGCCGGGCAACGTGCGCGAGCTGGACAACGCCTTGCAGCGGGCGTTGATCCTGCAGCAGGGCGGGGTGATCGAAGCGGCGGATTTCTGTCTGGCAGGCGCCATTCCATTGTCAGGTGGAACGGTGGCCACTACATCGCCATTATCTGCGGACGAGGCAGTCGACTCGGGTGGCTTGGGCGACGACATGCGTCGCCATGAATTCCAGATGATCATCGACACCCTGCGCGCCGAACGTGGCCGCCGCAAGGAAGCGGCCGAAAAACTGGGCATCAGTCCGCGTACCTTGCGCTACAAGCTGGCGCAGATGCGTGATGCCGGGCTCGATGTGGAAGCCAGTCTGTTCGGCTGA
- the fliG gene encoding flagellar motor switch protein FliG, which yields MSDNRAITAKLSRVDKAAILLLSLGETDAAQVLRHMGPKEVQRVGVAMAQMGTVHRDQVEQVMSEFVEIVGDQTSLGVGSDAYIRKMLNQALGEDKANGLVDRILLGGNTSGLDSLKWMEPRAVADVIRYEHPQIQAIVVAYLDPDQAGEVLSNFDHKVRLDIVLRVSSLNTVQPAALKELNQILEKQFSGNSNAARTTLGGIKRAADIMNFLDSSVEGALMDAIREIDSDLSEQIEDLMFVFNNLADVDDRGIQALLREVSSDVLVVSLKGADERVKDKIFKNMSKRASELLRDDLEAKGPVRVSDVETAQKEILTIARRMAEAGEIVLGGKGAEEMI from the coding sequence ATGAGTGACAATCGAGCCATTACCGCCAAGCTGAGCCGTGTCGACAAGGCCGCGATCCTGCTGCTGTCGCTCGGTGAGACCGATGCTGCACAGGTGCTGCGGCACATGGGCCCGAAGGAAGTGCAGCGGGTCGGTGTGGCGATGGCGCAGATGGGCACCGTGCATCGTGATCAGGTCGAGCAGGTGATGAGCGAGTTCGTCGAGATCGTCGGCGACCAGACCAGTCTGGGCGTCGGCTCTGACGCTTACATCCGCAAGATGCTCAACCAGGCCCTGGGCGAGGACAAGGCCAACGGCCTGGTCGATCGCATCCTGCTGGGTGGCAATACCAGCGGCCTGGACAGCCTCAAATGGATGGAACCGCGTGCCGTGGCCGATGTGATCCGCTACGAGCACCCGCAGATCCAGGCCATCGTGGTCGCCTACCTCGACCCCGACCAGGCCGGTGAAGTGCTGAGCAACTTCGACCACAAGGTGCGCCTGGACATCGTCCTGCGCGTGTCGTCGCTCAATACCGTGCAACCGGCGGCGCTCAAGGAGCTGAACCAGATCCTCGAGAAGCAGTTCTCGGGCAACTCCAATGCGGCGCGCACCACCCTGGGCGGTATTAAGCGCGCTGCCGACATCATGAACTTCCTCGACAGCTCGGTGGAAGGCGCACTGATGGACGCGATCCGCGAGATCGACAGCGACCTGTCGGAGCAGATCGAAGACCTGATGTTCGTCTTCAACAACCTGGCCGATGTCGACGACCGCGGCATCCAGGCGCTGCTGCGCGAAGTGTCGTCCGACGTGCTGGTGGTGTCGCTCAAGGGTGCCGACGAGCGGGTCAAGGACAAGATTTTCAAGAACATGTCCAAGCGTGCTTCCGAGCTGCTGCGCGACGACCTCGAGGCCAAGGGCCCGGTGCGCGTCAGCGACGTGGAAACGGCGCAGAAAGAGATCCTCACCATCGCCCGACGCATGGCCGAGGCCGGCGAGATCGTGCTCGGCGGCAAGGGTGCCGAGGAAATGATCTGA
- the fliS gene encoding flagellar export chaperone FliS, which translates to MNPMLALRQYQKVNGVAQTSEASPHRLVQMLMQGGLDRMAQAKGAMARNDVAQKGILIGKVIDIIGGLREGLDLENHADSLAELDSLYTYMSRRLIEANVKNDPAIIDEVARLLITVKEGWDAIGDQSSAS; encoded by the coding sequence ATGAACCCGATGTTGGCCCTTCGGCAATACCAGAAAGTCAACGGTGTGGCCCAGACGTCTGAAGCCAGTCCGCACCGCCTGGTACAGATGCTCATGCAAGGCGGACTCGATCGCATGGCCCAGGCCAAAGGTGCCATGGCGCGCAACGATGTCGCCCAGAAGGGCATTCTGATCGGCAAGGTCATCGACATCATCGGTGGCCTGCGGGAAGGCCTGGACCTGGAAAACCACGCCGACAGCCTGGCCGAGCTGGACAGCCTGTACACTTACATGAGCCGGCGCCTGATCGAGGCCAACGTCAAGAACGACCCGGCCATCATCGACGAAGTAGCGCGCCTGCTGATTACCGTCAAAGAAGGTTGGGACGCAATCGGCGACCAGTCGTCGGCTTCCTGA
- a CDS encoding flagellar protein FliT gives MNDVISRIEQTRQLLLTALEKRDWDAVGELDLECRLRINDVLGEAQGQEADVRDSLEQLLDVYRQLIDVASGERQSIVDEMTQIRQAKNAAKVYHLFS, from the coding sequence ATGAACGATGTGATCAGCCGTATCGAACAGACCCGTCAGCTGCTGCTGACGGCGCTGGAAAAGCGCGATTGGGATGCCGTGGGTGAGCTGGACCTGGAATGCCGCCTGCGCATCAATGATGTGCTGGGAGAGGCGCAGGGCCAGGAAGCGGATGTTCGCGACAGCCTGGAACAGCTGCTCGACGTTTATCGGCAATTAATCGACGTTGCAAGTGGCGAGCGTCAATCAATAGTCGACGAGATGACGCAAATCCGTCAGGCGAAAAACGCTGCCAAGGTATACCATCTGTTCAGTTGA